A genomic segment from Microcoleus sp. FACHB-672 encodes:
- a CDS encoding hybrid sensor histidine kinase/response regulator, translated as MTVLRQLQQLTNRQKLNHGWQPRDRQERNPREETAPMSQNLVMRLIIGGTTLIVSLCAYYSYQVVRNLLLENLKEKAFLGVKEGTQEIDSWIEKYKAALESSANNPIFRTMDWEKIEPYLLSEQQRLPEFMYFGMIDAEGFLYTTLKDQPQGSINLKDRKHVQGAMAGMSSLSNPLIARVPAGEKIVAYAVPVWSGIAAPGKPLGKVMGAINGVININKVVEVVNDLRYGKSSYAFALNSNGEAIVHPNPALMSTLEKPAPSFLKLPDSSLAMIAQNMVDRKKGIELILIDGKQQYVAYMPLYQANWSVALVIPRQNIEAQLRPLDLIAVVVLGLTGTMIVVLWQIQSFEQSQLKKSKITAEAAKKAADAANQAKSEFLANMSHELRTPLNGILGYAQILQRSKTLTSKQQDGLEIIYQCGSHLLTLINDILDLSKIEARRMELETSDFHFPSFLQCVEEICSIKAQQKGIDFNFLPAPNLPEAIHADEKRLRQVLINLLGNAIKFTEKGSVKFKVEASRLALQSFESQEIEFIQNLYKIRFQIEDTGVGISPEEVDKIFMPFEQVGDRKRRAEGTGLGLAISHSIVNLMGSQIQVQSQVGAGSTFSFEVDLPLAYGWRQDTLAIDAKKIAGYYGDRQIILVVDDKWENRSVLVNLLEPLGFEVIEAENGQEGLEKALESLPNLIILDVLMPVMSGYEMLQHLRDSELLKAIRVIFLSASVSETERQKSLEAGGDEFLAKPLQVDELFHVLEKHLAIRWKYETSATELFSGLTSSTTALKTKEIEITAPPLDSLNKMLVFVQQGRLKKVIEEAKEIEKLDIKYARFVQEVLLLSQKFQGEKIEILIKRCIEMQQN; from the coding sequence ATGACTGTCCTACGGCAACTCCAGCAACTGACAAATAGGCAGAAGCTTAATCACGGGTGGCAACCGCGAGATCGGCAAGAAAGAAACCCTCGTGAAGAGACAGCGCCTATGTCCCAAAACTTGGTGATGCGGTTGATTATTGGCGGGACGACTTTAATTGTAAGCTTATGTGCTTATTATAGCTATCAGGTTGTGCGAAACCTGCTGCTAGAGAACTTAAAGGAAAAAGCATTTTTAGGCGTCAAGGAAGGGACGCAAGAAATTGACAGTTGGATTGAGAAATACAAGGCTGCATTAGAGTCCAGTGCTAACAACCCAATATTCCGAACGATGGATTGGGAAAAAATAGAGCCGTATCTGCTTTCGGAACAGCAGCGTCTGCCTGAATTTATGTATTTTGGGATGATTGATGCGGAAGGTTTCCTGTACACCACCCTGAAGGATCAGCCTCAAGGAAGCATCAACCTCAAAGATCGTAAGCACGTTCAGGGTGCAATGGCAGGCATGAGTAGTTTGTCTAATCCATTAATTGCCCGCGTCCCTGCAGGAGAGAAAATCGTCGCCTATGCAGTCCCTGTTTGGTCGGGCATTGCAGCGCCTGGAAAGCCTTTGGGAAAGGTGATGGGTGCCATCAATGGCGTGATTAATATTAACAAAGTTGTTGAGGTGGTGAATGATTTGCGTTATGGAAAAAGCAGCTATGCCTTTGCGCTCAATTCCAATGGAGAAGCCATTGTTCATCCCAATCCTGCATTGATGTCTACCTTAGAAAAACCCGCCCCTAGTTTCCTAAAGCTGCCCGATTCAAGTTTGGCGATGATCGCCCAAAATATGGTAGATCGGAAAAAGGGCATTGAGCTAATTTTGATTGATGGTAAGCAGCAATATGTCGCCTATATGCCGCTTTACCAAGCCAATTGGTCGGTTGCTTTAGTGATTCCTCGGCAAAATATTGAAGCGCAACTTCGTCCCCTCGACTTAATCGCAGTCGTGGTGCTAGGACTAACCGGCACAATGATTGTAGTTTTGTGGCAGATACAATCTTTTGAGCAGTCCCAACTCAAAAAATCAAAGATCACTGCGGAGGCGGCTAAAAAAGCAGCAGATGCTGCTAACCAAGCCAAAAGTGAATTCCTCGCTAATATGAGTCATGAACTGCGTACCCCTCTCAACGGCATTTTGGGTTACGCTCAAATTCTCCAGCGCAGTAAAACCCTGACCTCAAAGCAACAGGATGGCTTGGAGATTATCTACCAGTGTGGTTCACACTTGCTGACTTTAATTAATGACATTTTAGACTTGTCGAAAATTGAAGCACGGCGAATGGAACTGGAAACGAGTGATTTTCATTTTCCTTCCTTCCTTCAATGTGTTGAAGAAATTTGCTCAATTAAAGCCCAACAGAAAGGAATCGATTTCAATTTTTTGCCGGCACCTAACCTACCAGAAGCTATCCATGCGGATGAAAAGCGGCTACGTCAAGTGTTGATTAATCTCTTGGGCAATGCGATTAAATTCACGGAAAAGGGGAGCGTTAAGTTTAAAGTAGAAGCGAGCAGGTTGGCACTTCAATCGTTCGAGAGTCAAGAAATTGAATTTATTCAAAATTTATATAAAATCCGCTTCCAAATTGAGGATACCGGCGTTGGCATCAGTCCCGAAGAAGTAGACAAAATCTTTATGCCTTTTGAACAGGTGGGAGATCGAAAGCGCCGCGCCGAAGGAACAGGATTAGGATTGGCAATTAGCCATAGTATTGTTAACCTCATGGGTAGCCAAATTCAGGTGCAAAGCCAAGTAGGTGCCGGCAGCACTTTTTCCTTTGAGGTTGATCTGCCCCTAGCCTATGGGTGGAGACAAGATACACTAGCAATAGATGCAAAAAAAATTGCTGGCTATTATGGAGATCGTCAAATCATTTTAGTGGTAGACGATAAGTGGGAAAATCGTTCCGTATTGGTGAATTTGTTGGAACCGCTGGGCTTTGAAGTCATAGAGGCAGAGAATGGGCAAGAAGGGTTAGAAAAAGCCCTCGAATCGCTCCCTAATTTAATCATCTTGGATGTTCTCATGCCGGTTATGAGTGGATATGAGATGTTGCAGCATTTGCGGGATTCAGAGCTGCTCAAAGCTATACGGGTGATCTTCTTATCTGCCTCTGTTTCAGAGACTGAGCGGCAAAAAAGTCTGGAAGCGGGAGGAGATGAGTTTCTGGCTAAGCCCCTCCAGGTAGATGAGCTGTTTCACGTATTAGAAAAACATTTGGCGATTAGGTGGAAATATGAGACATCAGCCACAGAACTTTTTTCTGGTTTAACATCTTCAACAACAGCACTCAAAACTAAAGAAATAGAAATTACGGCTCCCCCTCTAGATTCTTTAAATAAGATGCTGGTATTTGTTCAGCAAGGGCGGCTGAAAAAAGTAATAGAAGAAGCGAAAGAGATTGAAAAACTGGATATAAAATATGCGCGGTTTGTTCAAGAAGTTTTGCTTTTATCACAAAAATTTCAAGGAGAGAAAATTGAAATTTTAATTAAAAGATGTATAGAAATGCAACAAAATTGA
- a CDS encoding response regulator — MSEPALILVVDDTPANLEVMSEVLSDAGYEVAIAIDGERALKQIQHSFPDLILLDVMMPGIDGFETCKRLKENPETFEIPIIFMTALSDIENKVKGFNAGAVDYITKPFQEIEVLARVKLHLKLHSLTKNLEEKVSLRTAELSLALEDLQKSQLQLVQKEKLSTLGQLVAGVAHEINNPVGFVSGNLDYAEQYVTELLSLVELYQQHYPNPVVEIQEALDCLELDYLKEDFPKLILSMKEGIDRIRNISTSLRTFSRSDSDRPISFNIHEGLDSTLMILKYRLKENNTRPAIVIEKNYGNLSKIECFPGKLNQVFMNLIANAIDALEESNWGRTFAEIKDHPNRIMIQTECSDNGEQVLIRIQDNGIGMSDEVQSQVFQHLFTTKAVGQGTGLGLSIANQIVVEKHGGKLDVKSQLGKGSEFIITLPIRQEEKDRLGEEDSCPLATVM; from the coding sequence ATGTCTGAACCCGCCTTAATCTTAGTCGTCGATGATACGCCTGCCAATTTAGAAGTCATGTCTGAAGTCTTGAGCGATGCCGGTTATGAAGTTGCCATCGCGATTGATGGAGAACGAGCGCTCAAACAAATTCAACATAGTTTTCCCGATCTGATCTTGCTAGATGTGATGATGCCAGGAATCGATGGCTTTGAAACTTGCAAGCGGTTAAAAGAAAATCCTGAAACGTTTGAGATTCCCATAATTTTTATGACGGCGCTTTCTGACATAGAAAATAAAGTTAAAGGGTTTAATGCCGGCGCAGTTGATTACATTACAAAACCCTTTCAAGAAATTGAAGTTTTAGCGCGAGTCAAACTTCATCTCAAGCTTCACTCTTTAACCAAAAACTTAGAAGAAAAAGTCTCTTTAAGAACCGCCGAACTTTCCTTGGCACTAGAAGACTTACAAAAATCTCAATTGCAGCTTGTGCAAAAAGAAAAATTGTCTACACTCGGACAATTAGTAGCCGGCGTGGCTCACGAAATCAATAATCCAGTTGGCTTTGTTAGCGGAAATCTTGACTATGCTGAACAATATGTTACAGAGTTATTATCTTTAGTTGAACTTTATCAACAACACTATCCCAACCCAGTTGTTGAAATTCAAGAGGCACTCGACTGCCTTGAATTAGATTATTTAAAGGAAGATTTTCCAAAGTTAATTTTATCAATGAAGGAAGGCATTGATCGGATTCGTAATATCAGCACCAGTTTACGCACGTTTTCCCGATCAGATAGTGATCGTCCGATTTCATTTAATATCCATGAGGGCCTTGATAGCACACTCATGATTTTGAAATATCGATTAAAAGAAAATAACACTCGTCCTGCTATTGTTATTGAAAAAAACTACGGAAATTTATCTAAAATTGAATGCTTCCCTGGAAAACTCAATCAGGTCTTTATGAATCTGATCGCAAATGCTATCGATGCTTTGGAAGAGAGCAACTGGGGACGCACTTTTGCGGAAATTAAGGATCATCCTAATCGAATTATGATCCAGACAGAGTGTTCAGATAATGGTGAACAGGTCTTAATTCGGATTCAAGACAATGGGATAGGAATGTCGGACGAAGTTCAAAGTCAAGTATTTCAACATCTGTTTACGACAAAAGCCGTAGGTCAAGGAACTGGGCTTGGATTATCAATTGCCAATCAAATTGTCGTCGAAAAGCATGGCGGGAAGCTAGATGTTAAGTCACAATTGGGAAAAGGCTCAGAGTTTATTATTACCCTTCCGATTAGGCAAGAGGAAAAAGATCGGTTAGGGGAAGAGGACTCATGTCCCCTTGCCACAGTAATGTGA
- a CDS encoding PhoX family protein, whose amino-acid sequence MSVNRRDFLLFLGSAAGAVALNSLQSCGPNSTTQTSSQNALKRLFLPVKGPMPLLTDGVEPAQQPQAYSTYEVADDLVLPDGFTYQVIAAWGDKVGDSRFGYNNDYLSFVQTGPDEGYLTINFEYISERPWLQSFQQIIGKTLPFEEVDAAVKKAGKDGLNAFALPDSDPIKVKIREICKEALIDQGLGVISLRRQPDGSWERTNSAADRRITGISGLEDGRYLKATGPAVAVFKKQQGQGYIDKLGAQIIGTFANCAGGTTPWGTVLSGEENFQSQVPEPVYADGTSYPPAELPFNTASLDAQGNVFGLTGNKYGWIVEIDPANPKDYGTKHTWLGRYRHEAVGVRVEAGKPLAFYSGCDRQGGHVYKFVSKDAVSNPTDKANSKLLGTGQLYAAKFNSDGTGSWIPLKADTSVNPDLPNNIIGNNLLLPYREPGNVTVGKQRNENESQPPKSANPGKNPYIQVENNEQVTQFKQQFKTLGDLYTGNPEEKQGAILIDAHYAGNAAGATCTARPEDTEIAPDGSLYITFTAGLSGKEGGPDQRIFKGPQGETPYPYGWIMRLEEENNDPAASNFRWKMAATGGEPAGGGMGFSNPDNLLIDPKGNIWVVTDIGTGAHNQAVPNRVEAGKPVETSKMLGLFGNNSIWYMPTSGEDAGKAFLFGCGPMDCETTGPFFTNDQQTLFLAVQHPGEAKGIRQNMAAETREFALLTTDGNPFIQKRQVPVGSNWPGKGANDPPKPAVVAIRRTNSQPII is encoded by the coding sequence ATGAGTGTTAATCGTCGGGATTTTTTATTGTTTCTGGGAAGTGCTGCCGGCGCAGTTGCCTTGAATTCCCTGCAATCGTGTGGGCCAAATTCAACCACACAGACTTCCTCTCAAAACGCTCTGAAACGGCTATTTCTGCCAGTTAAAGGGCCGATGCCGCTGCTCACAGATGGAGTTGAGCCGGCCCAGCAACCGCAAGCTTACAGCACCTATGAAGTGGCGGATGACCTTGTTTTGCCAGATGGTTTTACCTATCAAGTGATTGCCGCTTGGGGCGATAAAGTTGGGGATTCCCGTTTCGGTTACAACAATGACTATTTATCCTTTGTGCAAACCGGCCCCGATGAAGGTTATCTAACAATTAACTTTGAATATATTAGCGAACGCCCTTGGCTACAAAGCTTTCAACAAATCATTGGCAAAACCCTACCGTTTGAGGAAGTAGACGCCGCTGTTAAAAAAGCCGGTAAAGATGGGCTAAATGCCTTCGCACTGCCGGATAGTGACCCGATCAAAGTTAAAATTCGGGAAATTTGCAAAGAAGCCTTGATCGATCAGGGACTAGGGGTGATTTCACTACGCCGGCAACCAGACGGCAGTTGGGAAAGAACCAATTCCGCAGCAGATCGGCGAATCACCGGCATCTCAGGATTAGAAGATGGGCGTTATCTAAAAGCAACCGGCCCAGCAGTAGCGGTTTTTAAGAAACAGCAAGGACAAGGCTATATTGATAAATTAGGTGCTCAAATTATCGGCACTTTTGCCAACTGTGCCGGTGGGACAACGCCGTGGGGAACGGTTTTAAGTGGGGAAGAAAACTTTCAATCCCAAGTCCCCGAACCTGTCTATGCTGATGGCACCTCTTATCCGCCGGCAGAACTGCCTTTCAACACCGCAAGTCTCGACGCCCAAGGCAATGTATTTGGACTTACCGGCAATAAATATGGTTGGATCGTAGAAATCGACCCAGCCAACCCGAAAGACTACGGCACGAAACATACCTGGTTAGGACGCTACCGGCATGAAGCAGTTGGGGTTCGCGTAGAAGCCGGTAAACCCCTTGCCTTTTATTCCGGCTGCGATCGCCAAGGTGGACACGTCTATAAATTCGTTAGCAAGGATGCTGTTAGCAACCCCACCGACAAAGCTAACTCCAAATTACTAGGAACCGGCCAACTTTACGCCGCTAAATTCAACTCAGATGGCACCGGCAGTTGGATTCCCTTAAAAGCAGATACTTCAGTTAATCCCGATCTCCCTAACAATATCATCGGAAATAACCTCTTGCTACCTTATCGGGAACCGGGAAACGTGACAGTCGGTAAACAGAGAAACGAGAACGAATCCCAACCCCCAAAATCCGCTAATCCCGGCAAAAATCCCTATATTCAAGTTGAAAATAACGAACAAGTTACCCAATTTAAACAGCAATTTAAAACTTTGGGAGATTTGTACACCGGCAACCCGGAAGAGAAACAAGGGGCAATTTTAATTGATGCTCATTATGCCGGCAACGCTGCCGGTGCCACCTGCACAGCCCGTCCGGAAGACACTGAAATTGCCCCCGATGGGTCACTGTACATTACCTTTACTGCCGGCCTTTCCGGGAAAGAAGGCGGGCCAGATCAGCGCATTTTTAAAGGCCCGCAAGGCGAAACGCCCTATCCTTATGGTTGGATCATGCGCTTAGAGGAAGAAAACAATGATCCTGCCGCCTCAAATTTTCGGTGGAAAATGGCAGCAACCGGCGGTGAACCGGCTGGCGGCGGCATGGGATTTTCCAACCCAGATAATCTGTTAATTGATCCGAAAGGCAATATTTGGGTAGTGACAGATATTGGCACCGGCGCACATAATCAAGCCGTTCCCAATCGCGTAGAAGCCGGTAAACCTGTAGAAACTTCTAAAATGCTTGGTTTATTTGGGAACAACTCAATTTGGTATATGCCAACTTCTGGGGAAGATGCCGGTAAAGCATTTTTGTTCGGCTGTGGGCCAATGGATTGCGAAACCACAGGGCCATTCTTCACAAACGATCAACAGACATTATTTTTAGCTGTGCAGCATCCAGGGGAAGCAAAGGGCATTCGCCAAAACATGGCAGCGGAAACACGAGAATTTGCTCTGCTAACGACTGATGGCAACCCATTCATACAAAAGCGTCAAGTGCCGGTGGGTTCCAACTGGCCCGGTAAAGGTGCTAACGATCCACCTAAACCAGCCGTCGTGGCTATTCGTCGCACAAATTCTCAACCGATTATCTGA
- the phoU gene encoding phosphate signaling complex protein PhoU has translation MNSASSNQNCERTHFERQIKRLERDVLRMGALVENTFRLSHEALFSRDLCAAKEIPLLDKQIDQFYRQIESDCVLMMTLQAPAAQDSRLLGAFMQLVRDLERIGDYAKDLAEIAIKLFPYPTQPCMPQVAEMSQHAQAMLAMSLVALADLDAEAGRQLKEQDTTVDDAYESLYDTLAHQRDIKGVVEPIVLLTLVIRHLERMGDHATNIGQRVAYIVTGHR, from the coding sequence GTGAATTCAGCATCTTCTAATCAGAATTGTGAGAGAACCCATTTTGAGCGCCAGATTAAGCGTTTAGAACGGGATGTTTTGCGGATGGGTGCTTTGGTAGAAAATACATTTCGCCTCAGTCATGAAGCTCTGTTTAGTCGAGATTTGTGTGCAGCAAAGGAAATTCCTTTACTAGATAAGCAAATCGATCAATTTTACCGGCAGATAGAATCAGATTGCGTTCTGATGATGACCCTTCAAGCACCGGCAGCACAGGATTCCCGCTTGTTAGGCGCGTTTATGCAGCTTGTGCGAGATTTAGAACGCATCGGTGATTATGCAAAAGATTTGGCAGAAATCGCGATTAAACTGTTTCCTTATCCCACCCAACCCTGTATGCCGCAAGTGGCAGAAATGTCCCAACACGCACAAGCCATGCTGGCAATGAGCTTAGTAGCTTTAGCCGATTTAGATGCTGAGGCGGGAAGGCAGCTAAAAGAGCAAGATACTACCGTCGATGATGCGTACGAAAGCCTTTATGACACTTTAGCCCACCAGCGAGATATTAAAGGGGTGGTTGAACCGATTGTGTTACTGACGCTGGTCATCCGTCATTTGGAACGCATGGGCGATCATGCGACCAATATTGGTCAGCGAGTGGCTTATATTGTTACAGGACATCGTTAA
- a CDS encoding sensor histidine kinase: MALVAFFLGLALGLGVFLSQRLLLNRQLQRLLAILPDDDIGDSLPSLVRLRRSIVQANMERQQLEVQLQLWRQLLQVAPIGYLQVDEENQLLWCNEQTRQLFNIQNRESERSRLLLKVVRSFELDELIEQTRHQQQPCQCEWVFHPAISDAEGMSRQRSTTLRGYSWPLPDGQVGVFLENRQDLVTLAHSRNRWVTDLTHELRTPLTSIRLVAEALQQRLEPPMQTWAERLLLETNRLIKLVQDWLDLIQIEADPSKSLTSRPLELPVLIQSAWLTLEPLAKQKQLDFVYSGPDRLALSADESRLTQVFLNLFDNSIRYSPPQSTIQAKIALLPSESAPTSLQIDIFDSGQGFPEADLPHVFERLYRGEPSRSRSVSDYQKDTANPAGTASDRKFQQPSSSNTQTAATSVSAGSGLGLAIVRQIVLAHGGSITAHNHPETGGAWLQIHLPYEEVTAGRS, translated from the coding sequence ATGGCTCTAGTCGCATTTTTCTTGGGTTTAGCTCTAGGGCTTGGAGTGTTCCTGTCTCAACGGCTGTTGCTTAACCGGCAACTTCAACGACTGCTTGCAATATTGCCAGATGATGACATCGGAGATTCCTTGCCAAGCCTGGTTCGCTTGCGGCGATCAATCGTCCAAGCAAACATGGAGCGGCAACAGCTAGAAGTGCAACTGCAATTATGGCGGCAACTTCTCCAAGTTGCACCGATAGGCTATCTACAAGTTGATGAAGAAAATCAACTGCTTTGGTGTAACGAGCAAACGCGACAGCTATTCAATATTCAAAATAGGGAGTCAGAACGGTCGCGTTTGCTCCTTAAAGTTGTGCGTTCCTTTGAACTAGACGAACTCATCGAGCAAACTCGCCACCAGCAGCAGCCGTGTCAGTGCGAGTGGGTGTTTCATCCCGCCATTTCCGATGCTGAAGGCATGAGCCGGCAGCGATCTACAACCCTGCGGGGGTACAGTTGGCCGCTGCCAGATGGCCAAGTGGGAGTGTTTTTAGAAAACCGGCAGGACTTGGTAACGCTCGCTCACAGTCGCAACCGCTGGGTGACAGACTTAACCCACGAACTCAGAACCCCCCTGACTTCTATTCGTTTAGTTGCAGAAGCCTTACAGCAACGCTTAGAACCGCCAATGCAGACTTGGGCGGAGCGGTTACTTTTGGAAACGAACCGGCTGATTAAGCTGGTACAAGACTGGCTAGATTTAATTCAGATTGAAGCAGATCCCAGTAAAAGCCTCACGTCTAGACCCTTAGAACTGCCGGTTTTAATTCAATCAGCATGGCTGACTCTAGAGCCGCTTGCTAAGCAGAAACAACTAGATTTTGTCTATTCTGGCCCTGACCGGCTGGCCCTCAGCGCAGACGAGTCCCGTCTCACCCAAGTCTTTCTCAACTTATTCGACAACAGTATTCGTTACAGTCCGCCCCAAAGTACCATTCAAGCGAAGATTGCCCTGCTGCCTTCCGAGAGCGCTCCAACCTCTCTGCAAATCGATATCTTTGATTCCGGCCAAGGTTTTCCAGAAGCAGATTTACCCCATGTTTTTGAGCGATTGTATCGCGGGGAGCCATCACGTTCACGCAGTGTTTCTGACTACCAAAAAGACACCGCAAATCCTGCCGGCACAGCATCAGATAGAAAGTTTCAACAGCCCTCATCCAGCAATACCCAAACAGCAGCAACCTCAGTGAGTGCCGGCAGTGGACTCGGTTTAGCGATTGTTCGGCAAATCGTCCTCGCTCATGGCGGCTCCATTACTGCCCACAACCATCCGGAAACCGGCGGCGCTTGGCTACAAATCCATTTACCCTATGAAGAAGTAACGGCTGGAAGGAGTTAA
- a CDS encoding winged helix-turn-helix domain-containing protein: MFSIDSMKSPSMPDIGQTGRVLVVEDEDLIRDMVVLALEGEGYAVTSAIDGRTAMSLLYELEPRAGELPFDLIVLDLMLPQVNGLDLCRLLRHQGYAVPILILSAKGSETDRVLGLEVGADDYLTKPFSMRELIARCRALLRRQRLNYLPQPSVLQFGDISLYPQECRVIVRGEELTLSPKEYRLLELFMSYPRRVWSRDQLLDQVWGQDFIGDSKTVDVHIRWLREKVERDPSQPEYIITVRGFGYRLG, encoded by the coding sequence ATGTTCTCTATAGACTCCATGAAAAGCCCATCGATGCCAGATATAGGGCAAACAGGCCGAGTTTTGGTTGTTGAAGATGAAGACTTGATCCGCGATATGGTGGTTTTAGCGTTAGAAGGAGAAGGCTACGCAGTCACCAGCGCGATAGATGGGCGGACGGCCATGTCTTTGCTTTACGAGCTTGAGCCAAGAGCAGGAGAATTGCCCTTTGACTTAATTGTTCTAGATTTAATGTTGCCCCAGGTCAATGGTCTCGATCTGTGCCGGTTGTTACGTCATCAAGGTTATGCCGTACCGATTTTAATATTGAGCGCCAAGGGCAGCGAAACGGATCGCGTTTTAGGGCTAGAAGTGGGAGCGGATGATTACCTAACCAAACCCTTTAGTATGCGCGAACTCATTGCCCGGTGTCGGGCGTTGTTGCGCCGGCAGCGCTTAAACTACTTACCCCAGCCGTCGGTGTTGCAATTTGGGGACATCAGCCTTTATCCCCAAGAGTGCCGTGTCATCGTGCGGGGCGAAGAACTCACCCTCTCGCCCAAAGAATACCGGCTGCTGGAATTATTCATGAGTTATCCCCGCCGGGTTTGGTCCCGCGATCAGTTGCTCGACCAAGTTTGGGGGCAAGATTTTATTGGCGATAGCAAAACCGTAGACGTTCACATTCGCTGGTTACGCGAGAAAGTCGAACGAGATCCCAGCCAGCCAGAGTACATCATTACAGTCCGAGGCTTTGGCTATCGGTTAGGTTAG
- the arsH gene encoding arsenical resistance protein ArsH: protein MTNFDHPPRILFLYGSLRERSYSRLLAEEAARIIEEFGAEVRFFNPRELPIYGSVEDTHPKVQELRELSLWSEAQVWSSPELHGNISGIMKNQIDWIPLSIGAVRPTQGRTLAVMQVSGGSQSFNAVNTLRILGRWMRMFTIPNQSSVAKAYQEFNEDGTMKNSPYRDRLIDVMEELYKFTMLLRDQVNYLTDRYSERKEKAAQQTLAIANGALEINSGKNT from the coding sequence ATGACAAATTTTGATCATCCACCCAGAATTTTATTTTTGTATGGCTCTTTACGAGAGCGTTCTTATAGCCGGCTCTTAGCAGAAGAAGCCGCTCGAATTATCGAAGAATTTGGTGCGGAAGTCCGTTTTTTCAATCCTCGCGAATTACCCATATACGGCAGTGTAGAAGATACACATCCCAAGGTGCAGGAGTTACGAGAATTGAGCTTGTGGTCTGAAGCTCAGGTGTGGTCAAGTCCTGAGCTGCATGGCAATATTAGCGGCATTATGAAAAACCAAATTGATTGGATTCCCTTAAGTATCGGGGCAGTCAGACCCACTCAAGGAAGAACCTTAGCTGTAATGCAAGTAAGCGGAGGTTCTCAGTCTTTCAATGCCGTTAATACGCTGCGAATTCTGGGGCGCTGGATGCGGATGTTCACCATACCTAACCAGTCCTCTGTTGCTAAAGCTTACCAAGAGTTTAATGAAGATGGCACGATGAAGAATTCACCTTATCGAGATCGTCTCATTGATGTCATGGAGGAGCTTTACAAATTTACAATGTTGCTGCGTGATCAAGTTAATTACCTAACAGATCGCTACAGCGAACGTAAGGAGAAAGCAGCGCAGCAGACGCTTGCGATAGCCAATGGTGCCCTTGAAATTAACTCTGGTAAGAACACTTAG
- the arsC gene encoding arsenate reductase, glutathione/glutaredoxin type, whose protein sequence is MKRVMFVCKRNSCRSQMAEGFAKTLGAGKISVTSSGFEGSRVHPTAVEVMSEIGIDITDQTSKQLSDFSAENYDAVISLCGCGVNLPEAWVLRDVFEDWQLDDPDGQPVETFHRVRDEIKERVAKLVETLS, encoded by the coding sequence ATGAAACGAGTGATGTTTGTTTGCAAAAGAAATTCCTGCCGGTCTCAGATGGCAGAGGGATTTGCGAAAACTTTAGGTGCCGGCAAAATTTCTGTCACCAGTTCCGGATTCGAAGGCAGCCGAGTGCATCCCACCGCTGTGGAAGTTATGTCTGAAATCGGTATTGACATTACAGATCAGACTTCTAAACAATTAAGCGATTTTAGCGCAGAAAACTATGACGCCGTGATTTCCCTGTGCGGCTGTGGTGTTAATTTACCAGAAGCTTGGGTGCTGCGAGATGTATTTGAAGATTGGCAACTAGACGATCCAGATGGACAGCCGGTGGAAACGTTTCACCGAGTGCGGGATGAAATTAAGGAAAGAGTGGCAAAACTCGTTGAAACTCTCAGTTAA
- a CDS encoding MIP/aquaporin family protein → MALQKSIFYCWREALAEGIGTFILVFAGTGAVMVNQISGGAVTHLGVSFVFGAVVAALIYTMGHLSGAHFNPAVTLGFWVSGYFPKYKILPYILAQCIGAFAGSTVLLIALGSVAKLGATLPLNGNWSQSFVLETILTFILMLVILGSGLDRRAHIGFAGLAIGLTVGMEATLMGPITGASMNPARSFGPALVAGIWQHHWVYWVAPILGAQLAVLVYRQLSQGFQDIK, encoded by the coding sequence ATGGCTTTACAGAAATCGATTTTTTACTGCTGGCGAGAGGCGCTGGCAGAGGGTATCGGTACATTCATTCTGGTGTTTGCCGGCACCGGCGCAGTCATGGTGAACCAAATTAGCGGCGGTGCTGTTACCCATCTTGGGGTTAGCTTCGTCTTTGGGGCAGTCGTGGCTGCTTTAATCTACACAATGGGACATCTCAGCGGCGCTCATTTTAACCCTGCTGTAACTCTCGGTTTTTGGGTAAGCGGTTATTTTCCCAAATACAAGATACTGCCCTATATTTTGGCACAGTGCATCGGTGCGTTTGCCGGCTCAACGGTACTGCTAATTGCTTTGGGATCGGTTGCAAAACTGGGGGCGACTTTGCCACTCAACGGCAACTGGTCACAATCTTTTGTGCTCGAAACTATTCTCACCTTCATCTTGATGCTGGTCATTTTAGGGTCTGGCCTTGATCGCCGTGCTCATATTGGCTTTGCTGGTTTAGCGATTGGGTTAACAGTTGGAATGGAAGCAACTCTCATGGGTCCTATTACAGGAGCAAGCATGAATCCCGCCAGGTCGTTTGGCCCCGCCTTAGTTGCCGGTATTTGGCAGCATCATTGGGTCTATTGGGTTGCACCTATTTTAGGAGCGCAACTTGCTGTGCTGGTCTATCGGCAGCTTTCTCAGGGATTTCAAGATATTAAATAA